The DNA segment TCAAATTCCTACTGCCTTCGGTATGTTCTGATCTTTCTCCATGGAATAAATATCAGTTGATTATATATGTAATTAGCGTAGtgtgttttttcttcatatgtttTCCTCTCTTAGTTCTTTGGGTTATCTGTACTTGTAGAATACGGTACCTATTGTTTAACTTCACTATGTCAAACTGCTCTAACTTTTATGTTTTACTCTAGTAATTTGTACCTTATAGGTACTTAGTTAGTGTGATTgaatgtaatatatattatatattatataatgttTTTGCTGTCTGTCCTCAATTTTTAGATCCTTTTGCTGATGCAAATGCTGATGACTCGGGTGCTGGGTCAAAGGAGTATGTGCATATTCGTGTACAGCAGCGAAATGGTAGGAAAAGCCTGACAACCGTTCAGGGATTGAAAAAGGAATTCAGCTATAACAAGATACTTAAAGACGTCAAGAAAGAGTTCTGTTGCAATGGAACAGTTGTTCAGGACCCAGAACTAGGACAGGTCTGTGTTGTTGACATCCTCCTATTAAACAATTATCTATCCCTTGTTGCTTAATGTAGCACTTGTTTGTGGTTGTAGGTTATTCAACTTCAAGGTGATCAGAGGAAGAATGTTTCTACCTTCCTAGTCCAGGTAACTATAGTCTCATGTTTGTGTTACATAGCGTCTTGTCCTGATTAATTtctccattttaattttcatatttttttcttgtcttttctTGCTTTGCTATTTTTCACAATGGTGTTTCATGGCTTATTTTTGGAATTACT comes from the Glycine soja cultivar W05 chromosome 6, ASM419377v2, whole genome shotgun sequence genome and includes:
- the LOC114417055 gene encoding protein translation factor SUI1 homolog 1, coding for MSELDDQIPTAFDPFADANADDSGAGSKEYVHIRVQQRNGRKSLTTVQGLKKEFSYNKILKDVKKEFCCNGTVVQDPELGQVIQLQGDQRKNVSTFLVQAGIVKKDHIKIHGF